A single window of bacterium DNA harbors:
- a CDS encoding tetratricopeptide repeat protein codes for MGCGPSDREAAEAATPPASDEVVAEAATFVGSAACATCHAAEATAWRGSHHDRAMEPPGEDTLEGVFDGRELVADGAVWRFAREGDDWIVGHTPEGGTEERLEIVATFGVEPLQQVLVARPEGRRQALPVAWGSEGAAPPDWFALHPGTPAPPGDPLHWDGPAFGWNVQCASCHSTALRKGFDDATGRYATTFAEEDVACEACHGPGSLHAEGAAAGEGPVPSLPVAFDAWDPDAWQRPPDQPIARRMRAREHDVELDVCGPCHARRSELVAAPEIGAPLLDGYAPRLLAPGLYFDDGGIRDEVYVWGSFQQSRMFAAGVRCSDCHDPHSARLRRDGDALCTGCHAADRYAGDAHFGHGPGGGHGPGGGHAPSGDQREGTAACIDCHMPERTYMEVDVRRDHAFAIPRPRRHEALGSTNACASCHPAQDADEARRAIDRWRGDRPIAEHWSDALHRGSSPRTDPERWLEVARSPRATPFVVASAWSRYAQESAVPPEASLVRDLDERADLERLGAIDVIRRLRLHEQVRHLGARLADERRAIRVAATEALSALPSEALAPAMRSALARGLREYRAVQAANADRPEAQVNLGSLALRYGDVEGARAAYEKALERAPYFVPAHVNLADVARAEGDEVGAIAHLERALGLDPGNALARYALGLARHRTGDATGAVEELERAAAAAPHDPRLVLAHALALSGVGRGEEARRALEAAIERGADDPEVHHARVALVRDQVGTEAALRAVVEFLERFPGDPRAQAVAREYGVAP; via the coding sequence TTGGGCTGTGGACCCTCGGATCGCGAAGCGGCGGAGGCGGCAACCCCGCCAGCCTCGGACGAAGTCGTCGCCGAAGCCGCGACGTTCGTGGGCAGCGCGGCGTGCGCGACCTGCCACGCCGCCGAGGCCACGGCCTGGCGCGGCTCCCACCACGACCGCGCGATGGAGCCGCCCGGTGAAGACACCCTCGAAGGCGTCTTCGATGGCCGGGAGCTCGTGGCCGACGGCGCCGTCTGGCGTTTTGCGCGGGAGGGAGACGACTGGATCGTGGGGCATACGCCGGAGGGCGGGACGGAGGAGCGCCTCGAGATCGTGGCGACCTTCGGCGTCGAGCCGCTCCAGCAGGTGCTCGTGGCGCGCCCTGAGGGTCGGCGGCAGGCGTTGCCCGTCGCCTGGGGGAGTGAGGGGGCTGCGCCGCCCGACTGGTTCGCGCTCCATCCCGGGACGCCGGCGCCGCCCGGCGATCCGCTCCACTGGGACGGACCCGCTTTCGGCTGGAACGTGCAGTGCGCCTCGTGCCATTCGACGGCGCTGCGCAAGGGCTTCGACGACGCGACCGGGCGCTATGCGACGACCTTCGCCGAGGAGGACGTCGCGTGCGAGGCCTGCCATGGGCCGGGCTCGCTCCACGCGGAGGGCGCGGCGGCGGGCGAGGGTCCCGTTCCGTCGCTTCCGGTCGCCTTCGATGCCTGGGATCCGGACGCGTGGCAGCGGCCGCCCGATCAGCCCATCGCGCGTCGTATGCGGGCGCGCGAGCACGACGTCGAGCTCGATGTGTGTGGACCCTGTCACGCGCGGCGGAGCGAGCTCGTCGCGGCGCCCGAGATCGGCGCGCCGCTCCTCGACGGGTACGCGCCGCGGCTCCTGGCACCGGGTCTCTACTTCGACGACGGCGGGATCCGGGACGAGGTCTACGTCTGGGGCTCCTTCCAGCAGAGCCGGATGTTCGCGGCCGGTGTGCGCTGTAGCGACTGCCATGATCCGCACTCGGCCAGGCTGCGCCGCGACGGCGATGCACTCTGTACGGGCTGCCACGCCGCCGATCGTTACGCGGGCGACGCCCACTTCGGGCATGGCCCAGGCGGAGGTCATGGCCCAGGCGGAGGTCACGCTCCCAGCGGCGATCAGCGCGAAGGCACGGCCGCCTGCATCGACTGCCACATGCCCGAGCGGACGTACATGGAGGTGGACGTGCGCCGCGACCACGCATTCGCGATCCCGCGGCCGCGCCGACACGAAGCGCTCGGCAGCACGAATGCGTGCGCGAGCTGCCATCCGGCACAGGACGCCGACGAGGCGCGGCGGGCCATCGACCGATGGCGCGGCGACCGGCCGATCGCGGAGCACTGGTCCGACGCGCTCCACCGGGGTTCCTCCCCGCGGACGGACCCCGAGCGCTGGCTCGAGGTCGCGCGATCGCCGCGGGCCACGCCCTTCGTCGTGGCGAGTGCATGGTCGCGCTACGCGCAGGAGAGCGCCGTTCCGCCGGAGGCTTCGCTGGTTCGCGACCTCGACGAACGAGCCGATCTCGAGCGGCTCGGCGCCATCGACGTGATCCGGCGTCTACGCCTCCACGAACAGGTGAGACACCTCGGCGCGCGTCTGGCCGACGAGCGACGCGCCATCCGGGTGGCGGCGACGGAGGCGCTCAGTGCGTTGCCTTCCGAAGCGTTGGCGCCGGCGATGCGCTCGGCCCTCGCGCGGGGTCTGCGAGAGTATCGGGCGGTCCAGGCCGCGAACGCGGATCGGCCGGAGGCGCAGGTGAATCTGGGATCTCTGGCCCTGCGGTACGGAGATGTCGAGGGCGCGCGGGCCGCATACGAGAAGGCCCTCGAGCGGGCGCCCTACTTCGTTCCGGCGCACGTGAACCTCGCCGACGTGGCGCGCGCAGAGGGCGACGAGGTCGGCGCGATCGCGCATCTCGAACGCGCGCTCGGGCTCGACCCGGGCAACGCCCTCGCGCGCTACGCCCTGGGGCTCGCGCGCCATCGGACCGGGGATGCGACCGGCGCGGTCGAGGAGCTCGAACGCGCAGCCGCCGCGGCTCCGCACGATCCCCGGCTCGTCCTCGCGCACGCCCTCGCCCTGTCCGGCGTGGGGCGCGGCGAGGAAGCCCGGCGCGCCCTCGAAGCCGCGATCGAGCGCGGCGCGGACGATCCGGAGGTCCACCACGCGCGGGTCGCGCTCGTGCGGGACCAGGTGGGGACGGAGGCGGCCCTGCGCGCGGTCGTCGAATTCCTCGAGCGCTTTCCCGGTGATCCTCGGGCGCAGGCCGTCGCCCGCGAATACGGCGTCGCTCCCTAG
- a CDS encoding DUF1109 domain-containing protein: MPHDPVRTNPPEHLEFVDALVADLRVVEPAPSLRTATAEWVGLGVLATSLALLALGAFRDGALADLQTPRVALEFLFGVATLVALARAGLEAGVPGSPPLLRLVAPAVALGVVWLGVALGPIPLHGPDPSMVGKRAHCFLEGLAITLLPAAWGLRAIRRRSLGAGALGGALIGLAAGALPAVAMQLACMYDPEHALHFHFTPMLVGGGIAALLGAWLEFRD, encoded by the coding sequence ATGCCCCACGACCCCGTGCGAACAAATCCACCCGAGCACCTCGAGTTCGTCGACGCGCTGGTGGCCGATCTCCGTGTCGTCGAACCGGCCCCGTCCCTCCGGACGGCGACGGCGGAGTGGGTCGGGCTCGGGGTTCTGGCGACGTCACTCGCGCTCCTCGCGCTCGGCGCCTTCCGCGACGGCGCCCTCGCAGATCTCCAGACGCCGCGCGTCGCCCTCGAGTTCCTCTTCGGCGTCGCCACCCTCGTTGCCCTCGCCCGCGCCGGCCTGGAAGCGGGCGTGCCCGGAAGCCCGCCCCTCCTCCGCCTCGTCGCGCCGGCGGTCGCCCTCGGCGTCGTCTGGCTCGGCGTCGCGCTCGGCCCGATCCCGCTCCACGGCCCCGACCCCTCGATGGTCGGAAAGCGCGCGCACTGCTTCCTCGAGGGGCTGGCGATCACCCTTCTGCCTGCCGCGTGGGGCCTTCGTGCGATCCGTAGGCGGAGTCTCGGTGCCGGCGCGCTCGGCGGCGCCTTGATCGGTCTCGCCGCGGGCGCCCTGCCCGCGGTCGCCATGCAGCTCGCCTGCATGTACGACCCGGAACACGCGCTTCACTTCCACTTCACGCCGATGCTCGTCGGTGGGGGCATCGCCGCGCTGCTCGGGGCCTGGCTCGAATTCCGTGACTGA
- a CDS encoding TerC family protein has protein sequence MEALFTAENAIALATLAGLEIVLGIDNIVFIAILTSKLPLERQAFARRVGLLGAMVMRIGLLLAIGWVMGLTAELFRVLDQPFSGRDLILLIGGLFLLGKAVWEIHDKLEGEMELGTKPVAVSMASVIAQIMILDMVFSLDSVITAVGMANEILVMITAVVIAVGVMLVFAEKISHFIEAHPTMKILALSFLILIGTMLMLEGLGKHVEKGYIYFAMAFALAVELVNVAVRKRNPVRLKQTYVRPDYYRPEIPDIDVSGGLD, from the coding sequence TTGGAGGCACTGTTCACCGCCGAGAACGCGATCGCCCTGGCGACGCTGGCGGGGCTCGAGATCGTGCTCGGGATCGACAACATCGTCTTCATCGCGATCCTCACTTCGAAGCTTCCTCTCGAACGGCAGGCCTTCGCCCGACGCGTCGGCCTGCTCGGCGCGATGGTGATGCGGATCGGGCTGCTGCTCGCGATCGGCTGGGTGATGGGTCTGACCGCCGAGCTCTTTCGGGTCCTGGATCAGCCTTTCTCGGGGCGCGATCTGATCCTGCTGATCGGCGGGCTCTTCCTGCTGGGCAAGGCGGTCTGGGAGATCCACGACAAGCTCGAGGGGGAGATGGAGCTCGGCACGAAGCCCGTGGCGGTCTCCATGGCCAGCGTGATCGCTCAGATCATGATCCTCGACATGGTCTTCTCCCTCGACTCCGTCATCACGGCGGTCGGGATGGCCAACGAGATCCTGGTGATGATCACGGCGGTCGTGATCGCCGTCGGGGTGATGCTCGTCTTCGCCGAGAAGATCAGCCACTTCATCGAGGCCCACCCGACGATGAAGATCCTCGCGCTCTCGTTCCTGATCCTGATCGGGACGATGCTGATGCTCGAGGGACTCGGGAAGCACGTCGAGAAGGGCTACATCTACTTCGCGATGGCGTTCGCGCTCGCGGTCGAGCTGGTGAACGTCGCCGTGCGCAAGCGCAATCCCGTCCGGCTGAAACAGACCTACGTGCGACCCGACTACTACCGGCCCGAGATTCCGGACATCGACGTCTCGGGGGGCCTCGACTGA
- a CDS encoding PQQ-dependent sugar dehydrogenase — MLARLLRIATWLVVGLVTLSLVLWLGVSVAIKYLQMPEEELGNIVPMVGRALLSFAECSVLGCPPELLDGMEAVEFGAGWLEATPVAIEVDEGGRILVAETLRQNRGAEDNRSHMYWLMDDLASRSVEDRVAYYRKWVGAGKFEDPDHFSAAPDRVVVLEDEDGDGVADRRVVMAEWNEMASGLVAGIEAREGEIFVTSIPSLYRLEDRDADGEVESIETVYRGFGVKTSLIGHDLHGLVWGPDGKLYFSMGDRGYRVETRDGRVLEPRLGPGRGAVFRMNADGSDLEVFATGVRNPQELAFDDHGNLFTGDNNGDGGDRARLVYLVEGGETGWAMPYQTLVGDYVRGPWVAERMWEKQHPTQPAWVLPPVDYIGNGPAGFAHYPGLGLPARYDDAFFLCDYGYTPGRSGIWAFGVEPEGAGMKMVDRHPFAWSLLATDVDFGWDGQIYASLFDTFGQSQTIMRWRHAPSHEDPRIADLARLARGRMRDRSTSELIALLSFPDQRLRTRAQYALAERGAATPLAALLRSDEADLVPRLHALWGLGQRGAEALATALPGGLGELASAPVELRAKAAKAAGDAGWGASRETLLRWLSDPSLRIRFFAAEALGKIGRAEDIEALFAVLEENADADVFLRHAAVWAIHGLADRAGGLDRVLARRGDPSRAVRMGALLVLRHAEDARIAHFLDDEDPLLAVEAARAIYDLPIDAAMPALAALAPGLTPTDEDDTQVGQALHRRVIGANVRLRSEAGASALARYAADEAQLESLRSIALEALGSYAEPPLRDLTMGFYRPLASADPELVAAVFRLEGRTLVESSLGGRALEIANEVGELPLEDEELVELARDAGKETAARVSALRALASREAEGLDRVALAREVLAEDDPTLRTAGRALLLAADPEAGLDAVIDATENARTAGERQQAWVVLGRTTSQRGDRAIDTALTAWERGEGDAASAFELLEAAVARGGPLAERAGGMLSPTSVGDVDALVAARRWALAGGDPERGLRVFQGNGDCMRCHGAGPGHGGGVGPSLAGVSARGAEHVLGSILVPQAEIAEGFASIVVTRGDGSTVSGLLVGEDDSAIRLDVGEGVIEAIDLRDMASRTEPTSGMPAMGLVLPARDLRDVVAHVMALD, encoded by the coding sequence ATGCTCGCCCGCCTGCTCCGGATTGCGACGTGGCTCGTCGTCGGGCTCGTCACCCTGTCCCTGGTCCTCTGGCTCGGCGTCTCGGTGGCCATCAAGTACCTGCAGATGCCCGAGGAGGAGCTCGGCAACATCGTCCCGATGGTCGGGCGCGCACTCCTCTCCTTCGCCGAGTGCTCGGTCCTCGGCTGCCCACCCGAGCTGCTCGACGGGATGGAGGCGGTCGAGTTCGGAGCGGGGTGGCTCGAGGCCACGCCGGTCGCGATCGAGGTGGACGAGGGCGGGCGGATCCTGGTCGCCGAGACCCTTCGGCAGAATCGCGGCGCCGAGGACAACCGCAGCCACATGTACTGGCTGATGGACGATCTGGCGTCGCGCTCGGTCGAGGACCGGGTGGCCTACTACCGGAAGTGGGTCGGGGCCGGGAAGTTCGAGGACCCCGATCACTTCAGCGCCGCCCCCGATCGGGTCGTCGTCCTCGAAGACGAGGACGGCGACGGCGTCGCGGATCGGCGCGTCGTGATGGCCGAGTGGAACGAGATGGCCTCCGGTCTCGTCGCCGGGATCGAAGCGCGGGAGGGCGAGATCTTCGTCACCTCGATTCCGTCGCTCTACCGGCTCGAGGATCGGGACGCGGACGGCGAGGTCGAGTCGATCGAGACGGTCTACCGGGGCTTCGGCGTGAAGACGTCGCTGATCGGGCACGATCTCCACGGACTCGTCTGGGGGCCGGACGGGAAGCTCTACTTCTCGATGGGGGACCGCGGCTACCGGGTCGAGACGCGGGACGGGCGGGTGCTGGAGCCCAGGCTCGGGCCGGGGCGCGGGGCCGTCTTCCGGATGAACGCCGACGGCAGCGACCTCGAGGTCTTCGCGACGGGCGTCCGGAACCCGCAGGAGCTCGCCTTCGACGACCACGGCAATCTCTTCACCGGCGACAACAACGGCGACGGCGGCGATCGCGCGCGGCTCGTCTACCTGGTCGAAGGCGGCGAGACCGGCTGGGCGATGCCCTACCAGACGCTCGTGGGCGACTACGTACGCGGGCCCTGGGTCGCGGAGCGGATGTGGGAGAAGCAGCACCCGACCCAGCCGGCCTGGGTCCTGCCGCCCGTCGACTACATCGGGAACGGACCGGCGGGCTTCGCGCACTACCCGGGCCTCGGCCTGCCGGCACGCTACGACGATGCCTTCTTCCTCTGCGACTACGGCTACACGCCGGGCCGGAGCGGGATCTGGGCCTTCGGCGTCGAGCCCGAGGGCGCGGGCATGAAGATGGTCGACCGGCATCCCTTCGCGTGGTCGCTGCTCGCGACGGACGTCGACTTCGGCTGGGACGGCCAGATCTACGCCTCGCTCTTCGACACCTTCGGCCAGTCGCAGACGATCATGCGCTGGCGTCACGCGCCGTCGCACGAAGACCCGCGCATCGCCGACCTCGCGCGCCTCGCGCGGGGCCGCATGCGCGACCGGTCGACCTCGGAGCTGATCGCGCTGCTCTCTTTCCCGGACCAGCGGCTCCGGACCCGCGCGCAATACGCGCTGGCCGAGCGAGGGGCGGCGACTCCCCTCGCGGCGCTGCTTCGGAGCGACGAGGCCGACCTCGTTCCGCGGCTCCACGCGCTCTGGGGGCTCGGGCAGCGCGGGGCGGAGGCCCTGGCGACCGCGCTCCCCGGTGGACTCGGCGAGCTCGCGTCCGCGCCCGTCGAGCTCCGGGCCAAGGCCGCGAAGGCGGCGGGGGACGCGGGGTGGGGCGCGTCGCGGGAGACCCTCCTGCGCTGGCTCTCGGACCCCTCGCTTCGGATCCGCTTCTTCGCGGCGGAGGCCCTGGGCAAGATCGGTCGCGCCGAAGACATCGAGGCGCTCTTCGCGGTGCTGGAGGAGAACGCCGACGCGGACGTGTTCCTGCGACATGCGGCGGTCTGGGCGATCCACGGCCTGGCCGACCGTGCGGGCGGGCTCGATCGCGTGCTCGCGCGCCGGGGCGATCCGAGCCGGGCCGTGCGCATGGGCGCGCTGCTCGTCCTGCGCCACGCGGAGGACGCGCGGATCGCCCACTTCCTCGACGACGAGGATCCGCTCCTCGCGGTCGAGGCCGCCCGGGCGATCTACGACCTGCCGATCGACGCAGCGATGCCCGCGCTGGCGGCGCTCGCGCCCGGGCTCACGCCGACGGACGAAGACGACACGCAGGTCGGGCAGGCGCTCCATCGGCGGGTGATCGGCGCGAACGTGCGGCTGCGGAGCGAGGCGGGGGCCTCCGCGCTCGCGCGCTACGCGGCCGATGAGGCGCAGCTCGAGTCGCTGCGCTCGATCGCCCTGGAGGCGCTCGGCAGCTACGCGGAGCCGCCGCTGCGCGATCTCACGATGGGCTTCTACCGGCCGCTCGCGTCGGCGGACCCCGAGCTGGTCGCCGCCGTCTTCCGACTCGAAGGGCGGACGCTGGTCGAGTCTTCCCTGGGCGGTCGTGCGCTCGAAATTGCGAACGAAGTCGGCGAGTTGCCGCTGGAAGACGAGGAGTTGGTCGAACTCGCCCGGGACGCTGGCAAAGAGACTGCGGCGCGCGTCTCGGCGCTCCGCGCGCTGGCGAGCCGGGAGGCCGAGGGGCTGGATCGCGTTGCGCTCGCGCGGGAGGTTCTGGCGGAGGACGATCCGACCCTTCGGACGGCCGGTCGTGCGCTCCTATTGGCCGCGGATCCCGAAGCCGGGCTCGACGCCGTGATCGACGCGACGGAGAACGCGCGCACGGCGGGCGAGCGGCAGCAGGCCTGGGTCGTGCTCGGACGCACGACGTCGCAGCGCGGCGACCGCGCGATCGACACGGCGCTCACTGCCTGGGAGCGGGGCGAGGGGGACGCGGCGAGCGCGTTCGAGCTGCTCGAAGCGGCGGTGGCACGCGGGGGGCCGCTCGCGGAGCGCGCGGGCGGGATGCTCTCTCCGACCTCCGTCGGCGACGTCGACGCGCTGGTGGCGGCGCGGCGCTGGGCCCTCGCCGGCGGGGATCCGGAGCGCGGTCTGCGCGTCTTCCAGGGCAACGGGGACTGCATGCGGTGCCACGGCGCGGGGCCGGGTCATGGCGGCGGCGTCGGACCCTCGCTCGCCGGCGTCTCGGCGCGGGGCGCGGAGCACGTCCTCGGCTCGATCCTCGTGCCCCAGGCGGAGATCGCCGAGGGCTTCGCCTCGATCGTCGTGACCCGCGGCGACGGCTCGACCGTGAGCGGGTTGCTGGTCGGCGAGGACGACTCGGCGATCCGCCTCGACGTGGGCGAGGGCGTGATCGAGGCGATCGATCTGCGCGACATGGCGTCCCGGACGGAACCGACGTCAGGGATGCCTGCGATGGGACTCGTCCTGCCGGCGCGCGATCTCCGGGACGTCGTGGCGCACGTGATGGCCCTCGACTGA
- a CDS encoding VWA domain-containing protein, which yields MPSDRTSFPNVSRALPRGFRGAGLALALLLVGAGPAAAAQAVDVVFVLDNSGSMKANDPEFLTRRAVSGFVDALAADGGLDGRVGIVLFDGRVRLGLPLMPASDIASTRRLDATLAALDYAGQRTDSPAGIERALYELRERGREEARKAIVFLSDGKIDTGDARRDVEVARWLREDLAGESADGDVRIFGIAFTEAADYQLMQALALRTSASYYRAFAPGELAPVVEDVLTKIAAAPVYELAYAEPPTPATTAGKGATPAADVAAAPLPEAEEGPGLIAWVPALLFLVGAGYVLARRARTPVGVPHPAKAPVAQLLDVGGQIGTTGRSLSLGAERTTIGRDPHNDLVLEDDTISSEHAAIEVRDGRYWLEDLRSTNGTRLGDRRLAEGERLPLKGGDHVRFADVDLMFVVEGYVPGGATVYLSSSTTPPADWSVLAEGNEQPAAPIERSIFGEAPPADEPRREEPREAAEDAPSGEVVFAEQRERLDPADVVDLDEHIEGEPAAAEGDASESKPSETAVERAESALERIEAESGARPTGRPNLELVTTPPTPPTPPTPRTSSTPPMSEAREDEPSEAAETAKETAPSPVVSAVPNLSSVPPLSDVPPLSDVPDGDDEATEIFSDEPTTREGEPVALVEGASEDDPEATAEVTVPSLEDEPTLPPGAQDAGRVPPLAACLDYHLARVAEISPPFRQFVERAFPDDLRQALPVTALEVVEAARASGHTELRPYTRDRVRYIVCGVPGAMTDARDRFVADFGGFTRVLTEQLQDESFSRDRCEILALLTCGVDDQPWVSLSIVPDEGQDPRIDLLSYEFLTDEERREIEPRIDPEISQSGLA from the coding sequence ATGCCCTCCGACCGAACCTCGTTCCCGAACGTGTCCCGCGCCCTACCCCGCGGCTTTCGCGGTGCAGGCCTCGCGCTCGCGTTGCTGCTCGTCGGCGCCGGACCCGCGGCCGCCGCTCAGGCGGTCGACGTCGTCTTCGTCCTCGACAACTCGGGCAGCATGAAGGCGAACGATCCCGAGTTCCTGACTCGCCGCGCCGTTTCCGGCTTCGTCGACGCGCTCGCCGCCGACGGTGGGCTCGACGGTCGAGTGGGGATCGTGCTCTTCGACGGACGCGTCCGTCTGGGCCTCCCGCTCATGCCCGCGAGCGACATCGCCTCGACCCGCCGCCTCGACGCGACCCTCGCGGCCCTCGACTACGCCGGACAGCGGACCGACAGCCCGGCCGGAATCGAACGTGCTCTCTACGAGCTGCGGGAGCGCGGGCGCGAAGAGGCACGCAAGGCGATCGTGTTCCTGAGCGACGGGAAGATCGACACCGGGGACGCGCGCCGCGACGTCGAGGTCGCGCGCTGGCTGCGCGAGGACCTCGCCGGCGAGAGTGCCGACGGCGACGTCCGCATCTTCGGCATCGCCTTCACCGAAGCCGCCGACTATCAGCTCATGCAGGCGCTCGCCCTGCGCACGAGCGCCAGCTACTACCGCGCCTTCGCACCCGGCGAGCTCGCCCCCGTCGTCGAGGACGTGCTGACGAAGATCGCGGCCGCCCCGGTCTACGAGCTCGCCTATGCCGAGCCTCCGACGCCCGCGACGACCGCCGGAAAGGGCGCAACGCCCGCCGCAGACGTCGCCGCGGCGCCGCTTCCCGAAGCCGAAGAGGGCCCCGGCCTGATCGCCTGGGTCCCCGCGTTGCTCTTCCTCGTCGGCGCCGGCTACGTCCTCGCCCGCCGAGCGCGGACGCCCGTCGGGGTTCCTCACCCCGCGAAGGCTCCCGTCGCCCAGCTCCTCGACGTCGGCGGCCAGATCGGCACGACCGGACGCAGCCTGTCTCTCGGCGCCGAACGGACGACCATCGGTCGCGACCCGCACAACGACCTCGTCCTCGAGGACGACACGATCTCGAGTGAGCACGCGGCGATCGAGGTGCGCGACGGACGCTACTGGCTCGAGGACCTGCGCAGCACGAACGGCACGCGTCTCGGGGACCGCCGTCTGGCGGAGGGCGAGCGTCTGCCTCTCAAAGGGGGCGACCACGTCCGCTTCGCCGACGTCGACCTCATGTTCGTCGTCGAGGGCTACGTCCCGGGCGGGGCGACGGTCTACCTGAGCTCGTCGACCACGCCGCCGGCGGACTGGTCGGTCCTCGCCGAAGGGAACGAGCAGCCCGCGGCGCCGATCGAGCGGTCGATCTTCGGTGAAGCACCGCCGGCCGACGAGCCTCGACGGGAGGAGCCGCGCGAAGCGGCCGAGGACGCGCCGAGCGGCGAAGTCGTCTTCGCCGAGCAGCGCGAGCGCCTCGATCCCGCCGACGTCGTCGACCTCGACGAGCACATCGAAGGGGAGCCGGCCGCGGCGGAGGGCGACGCGAGCGAGTCGAAGCCGAGCGAGACCGCCGTGGAGCGTGCCGAGTCGGCCCTGGAAAGGATCGAGGCGGAGTCCGGGGCGCGCCCGACGGGACGACCGAATCTCGAGCTCGTGACGACGCCTCCGACACCGCCGACACCTCCGACGCCTCGGACGTCTTCGACACCTCCGATGAGCGAAGCGCGCGAGGACGAACCGTCCGAAGCCGCCGAGACCGCGAAGGAGACGGCGCCCTCCCCGGTCGTCTCGGCGGTTCCGAACCTCTCGAGCGTCCCGCCGCTCTCCGATGTCCCGCCCCTCTCCGACGTCCCGGACGGTGACGACGAGGCGACCGAGATCTTCTCCGACGAGCCGACCACGCGCGAAGGCGAGCCGGTAGCGCTCGTCGAGGGCGCGTCCGAGGACGATCCGGAGGCGACCGCCGAAGTGACGGTCCCTTCGCTCGAGGACGAGCCCACCCTTCCGCCGGGCGCGCAAGATGCCGGGCGCGTTCCGCCCCTCGCGGCCTGTCTCGACTACCACCTGGCGCGGGTCGCCGAGATCTCTCCGCCGTTCCGACAGTTCGTCGAACGCGCCTTCCCCGACGATCTCCGTCAGGCGCTCCCGGTCACGGCCCTCGAGGTCGTGGAGGCCGCGCGCGCTTCCGGCCACACCGAGCTTCGCCCCTACACCCGAGACCGGGTCCGCTACATCGTCTGCGGCGTCCCGGGCGCGATGACCGACGCGCGAGACCGCTTCGTGGCGGACTTCGGCGGGTTCACGCGGGTCCTCACGGAGCAGCTCCAGGACGAGTCGTTCTCGCGCGACCGCTGCGAGATCCTCGCCCTGTTGACCTGCGGCGTCGACGACCAACCCTGGGTCAGCCTCTCGATCGTGCCCGACGAGGGGCAGGATCCGCGGATCGACCTGCTCTCCTACGAGTTCCTGACCGACGAGGAGCGACGCGAGATCGAGCCTCGGATCGACCCGGAGATCAGCCAGTCCGGACTCGCCTGA
- a CDS encoding pyridoxamine 5'-phosphate oxidase family protein — MSDPHVIQSEAELRELIGEPRPATEAKVEPTLDDFARDFLARCPFLVLGTADESGALDASPKGDAPGFVLVEDDRTIVIPDRPGNKLAYGHLNVLRNPQVGVIFMIPGTPETLRINGRAELTRDPALLDRLAARGRPAVLGIRVRIDQVFFHCAKAFLRSNLWKPEKWGEPHRVSFGEIFAARTGSDESVAKVYDEAIEKNYVEEL, encoded by the coding sequence ATGTCCGATCCCCACGTGATCCAGAGCGAGGCCGAGCTCAGGGAGCTGATCGGTGAACCGAGACCGGCGACCGAAGCGAAGGTCGAGCCCACCCTCGACGACTTCGCCCGCGACTTCCTCGCCCGTTGTCCGTTTCTCGTGCTCGGAACCGCCGACGAGAGCGGGGCCCTCGACGCGTCACCGAAGGGCGATGCGCCGGGCTTCGTCCTGGTCGAGGACGACCGGACGATCGTGATCCCGGATCGGCCGGGCAACAAGCTCGCCTACGGCCACCTGAACGTGCTCCGGAATCCGCAGGTCGGCGTGATCTTCATGATCCCGGGGACACCGGAGACCCTGCGGATCAACGGCCGCGCCGAGCTGACCCGCGACCCCGCCCTGCTCGACCGACTCGCCGCGCGCGGACGCCCCGCCGTGCTCGGGATCCGCGTCCGGATCGACCAGGTCTTCTTCCACTGCGCGAAAGCCTTCCTGCGCTCGAACCTCTGGAAGCCCGAGAAGTGGGGCGAGCCCCATCGCGTGTCCTTCGGCGAGATCTTCGCGGCGAGGACCGGCTCGGACGAATCGGTCGCGAAGGTCTACGACGAGGCGATCGAGAAGAACTACGTCGAGGAGCTCTGA